The window TCGGCGATCGGCAGCGGCACCGTATGTGTCTtcttgatctttttctttcttcttctatcttgtGTTTTTGTTTCAATGGTTTTGATTGGATCTTGTGATCGCAGCCTGAAGAGATCGAACGGTTCTGGTTTGCTTTTGTTCTGTACTCTGTTAAGAGATTGAGTGAGGGGAATGCTGCAGGGAAACTGAAACAGGAGAATGAAGAGAGTGGATTTAGTTTATGTCAGATATTGAGGGCTGCTAAGCTGAAGTATgttatatgtttatgtttttGCAATATAATCATTTATTTTGTAGTAAATATGCAGTTTTTTCTCTTGGAATTTATATAATTTTGGTTTCTGTTTTCAAAGTGTTGTGGATTTCTTCAAAGAGATGCCACAGTTTTTCCTCAAGGCGGGCCATGTTCTGAGCAATTTGTACGGTGCGGATTGGGAGAAGAGGCTTGAGGTAGTGCTAGATGAAGAATAGTTTGAGCACTTTCGTTGTTGTTCTGCTATATGCTAATTTCTGAGTGCTTTTTGGTTTTTTCTATCAGGCGAAGGAGTTGCAGGCGAATTTTGTGCATTTGACTCTTCTAAGCAAGTAAGAATCTGCCGATTTCATTTTTCCTCTATTTGGGGTTAGCTCGAGCACTTCGTGCCTATTTTTAAATGGCGTCCATTTATGATTGAAGTTCATTCCTGTGAATTAGAGCAATTTTTGTTTCCCTGTCTTATGATTGTTGTTATGGGTATTTGTCAAAACTAGGTTGGCTTCCTTGCCATCtaaatctttgtttttttcacAATAACAGCATCTGTCAAATGAATATAAACAAAATAACATCAATGAAGAGGCATGGATCCCCAGTACAAATAGGAATTCTAAGAAACCTCTTTGTTCTTTACCATACTCTCCACTATCTGCTCACTTCAAACAGCACGTGATCAAAAGAAACAAGAAGATCTACACTAAGTCCAAAATATGCTCAAGGATGTCAGTAAGTCTTCCATGGACTCAAGTATTTCTTATCAACACGAATCATGTTTGGTTTGTTACCACTTGCTACTTATATAACTAGTTAAATTTTTTTTCCCTGTGGCTATTACTTCGCATTTTGCTCAAAATCTTGATTATTGAAAATAGGTCTAAGGGCCATATTCTGCGGAGTGGTATTGCCGCCTTGCACCAAAACTAAGTTCAATATAAGTGGATGCATGGGTATTTTGTTGGAAAATGTTATTTCTTATGGATAATGTTGATCAAGGTAACTTGCGAGGATTCTAATGTTTATTGTTCTATTTAAAATTATTGCTTCGTCTATTGCTGAATTTAAGAATATTTGGCAAGAAATTACTTTGGAGTGAGTGCGAGGTTGCTGAAAATTATGTTTTGTCACTTGGGTTGTAGATTGTGTGAAGAAATTTTGGAACAGGGTCATGGAGTTGGTTATAAACTCTAGTGAGAATTTTAGGAAATAAAGATGCATGAGGTTTTAAGCATGATCTTTTTAAGATTCATGAGAAGCTCCTTCTTGAAgtatttaaatgtttaaaacATGAATTAATTCTTACAGCATTACCAGTTTCATTAACGGCTTAAAGGTTGCCATATTAGGTTTCGTTTGCTAAGTTTGTCCATCATGTGGCATTGGGGCATTTGTAGTCATTACATCGTTGTTGGCTTGGACTTTCTCATGTTGCTTTCCTTCAATCATTTCTGAAATGAAAACCAAGTTAACATTAGCTTGCAATTATTTTGTGACACCTAGGTACTACAAACGTGCATACCGGGACTTCTTCTCCACGATGGATGTAAATGGTGATAAACCCTCTACTATTGCCGGCAATGCAGGCTATGTGTCTGATTATCATCGTTTTGGCTGGTTGCTGTTCTTGGCACTACGTATACATGCATTTAGCCGCTTCAAGGACTTAGTGACCTGCACAAATGGTTTAGTTTCAATACTGGTAAGTTGCATGTTACATGCTACTTAGTTTTTCTTAGGGCAAAGCTGCTGTGGTTACATAAACATTAGTTATCCAGACTTGGATCATAATGCACTCAAGATGTGCCTAATATATCGTGACAGGCTATCCTGATTCTTCATGTTCCTGTACGCTTCAGGAACTTTTCTCTTCGTGATTCCCCAGTCTTTGGTAATCATTTTTCTATGCTGTGCATGCATATCTTGACTATCTTTTGGTCTGTTTTTGAGCATTGCATTGTTTCTTTGACATTCCAGCCGGTGAATTtgctttgttcttttcttttcagttAGGAACAACAAGGGTGTGGACCTCATTGCATCGCTTTGTATCATTTATCATACGTCAGAAGATGAATTGAGGAGAACAATGGAGAAAGCTAACAATTTAATTgtggatattttgaaaaagagacCTCTTTTGGCTTCAGAGTGTAAAAATGAGAACCTAGACAATATTAATACAGGTCAATTTGAATCCTTCCAGGCATATCATGGTGGTTATTTTGTTAATATTGTTAATGCTTCCACTATCCCTTCTCCTAAAACATCCAATCTTTTTGGTGCAGATGGTTTGACTTTTTTTGAAGGTCTGTTGGAAGGGGAATCTTTGTCATCAACTCTGCTAATCCTAGAGAAGGATTATGATGATGCAATTCGTAATAAGGGTGAAATTGATGAGCGCGTGTTTATTAATGAGGAGGATAGTTTACTTGGTACTGGAAGCTTATCTGGAGGTGCTGTGAACATCTGTGGTTCCAAGGTTTGTGCGAAAGGCACCTTATGAGCTGTGACCTTTCTAaatcattggaaaaaaaaattcaattccctaacatGGTTATTTTCTGATTTGTGCAGCGGAAGTTTGATACAATGGCCTCCCCAGCAAAGACAATAACAAGCCCTCTATCTCCCCCATGTTCTCCTTCCGTCTCACCTGCAAATGGCAGCTTGGTTGGTGCTAACTTGAAGATGGCACCTACGCCAGTAAGCACCGCAATGACGACTGCAAAGTGGCTTCGGACCATCATATCTCCACTTCCTCCAAAACCTTCACCAGAACTGCAGCGGTTCCTTTCATCATGTGACAGGGACCTAACTAACGATGTTACACATAGGGCCCGGATAATATTGGAGGCCATTTTCCCAAGCAGTCTTGGAGAACGATGTGTTGCTGGAACTCTGCAGAGTGCTAACCTGATGGATAATATATGGGCAGAGCAGAGAAGAATGGAGGCTTTGAAGTTATATTACAGGGTTTTGGAAGCAATTTGTAAAGCAGAATATCGTATTTTGCATGGTAGCAACTTGACCTCTTTACTAACCAATGAGAGGTTCCATAGGTGCATGCTTGCTTGTTCAGCAGAACTGGTTTTGGCTACACACAAGACAGTTAGCATGTTGTTCCCTGCTGTTTTGGAGAGAACTGGTATTACAGCCTTTGATTTGAGCAAGGTGATTGAGAGTTTTGTGAGACATGAAGAAAGTCTTCCAAGAGAGTTGAAGCAGCATTTAAATTCTTTGGAAGAGCGACTATTAGAGAGCATGGCATGGGAAAAGGGCTCCTCATTGTACAATTCTTTGATTGTTGCCAGACCAGCCCTTTCTGCTGAAATTAACCGTTTGGGATTATTAGCAGAACCAATGCCATCATTAGATGCAATTGCATTGCACCATAACATTTCCATTGGAGGATTGCCACCTCTGCCTCTGAAAAAGCATGAGATCTCACCAGGTGATTATTTGTTCTCCTCAATTGAAGTTCCAAAGTCTGTTCTCAAGCATATGTGCATGTTGATCATGGAGCATCTTGTTTCTTCTCATGGATCTGTACGACTTTATCAATCTAATTTGAACTCAGTGTTACATTTTGTTTTTATTCATACTAAATA is drawn from Magnolia sinica isolate HGM2019 chromosome 5, MsV1, whole genome shotgun sequence and contains these coding sequences:
- the LOC131246559 gene encoding retinoblastoma-related protein gives rise to the protein MSPGTLKMDNVKPSISSNNSTSDENGAIEARFADLCKSGLSLDESISKQAMILLKESKHLLLANMSAIGSGTPEEIERFWFAFVLYSVKRLSEGNAAGKLKQENEESGFSLCQILRAAKLNVVDFFKEMPQFFLKAGHVLSNLYGADWEKRLEAKELQANFVHLTLLSKYYKRAYRDFFSTMDVNGDKPSTIAGNAGYVSDYHRFGWLLFLALRIHAFSRFKDLVTCTNGLVSILAILILHVPVRFRNFSLRDSPVFVRNNKGVDLIASLCIIYHTSEDELRRTMEKANNLIVDILKKRPLLASECKNENLDNINTDGLTFFEGLLEGESLSSTLLILEKDYDDAIRNKGEIDERVFINEEDSLLGTGSLSGGAVNICGSKRKFDTMASPAKTITSPLSPPCSPSVSPANGSLVGANLKMAPTPVSTAMTTAKWLRTIISPLPPKPSPELQRFLSSCDRDLTNDVTHRARIILEAIFPSSLGERCVAGTLQSANLMDNIWAEQRRMEALKLYYRVLEAICKAEYRILHGSNLTSLLTNERFHRCMLACSAELVLATHKTVSMLFPAVLERTGITAFDLSKVIESFVRHEESLPRELKQHLNSLEERLLESMAWEKGSSLYNSLIVARPALSAEINRLGLLAEPMPSLDAIALHHNISIGGLPPLPLKKHEISPDRNGDARSPKRVCGEYRSVLVERNSFTSPVKDRLLGFNSLKSKLPPPMQSAFASPARPNPAGGGETCAETGIHVFFTKIARLAANRIKNLCERLQLSLQVRESVYCLMQQILNQQTTLFFNRHIDQLILCSVYGVAKISQLSLTFKEIIYNYRKQPQCKPQVFRSVFVDWPSTSRNGKKGLEHVDIITFYNEIFIPAVKPLLVELGPSGSTPRNTRVPEDNNNVEGQCPGSPRISPFPSLPDMSPKKVSAVHNVYVSPLRSSKMDALISSSSKSYYACVGESTHAYQSPSKDLTAINNRLNGRKVSGRLNFDDVGLVSDSLVAGSLYPQQNGSSASSSTSAVAALNGPVKCEQHDP